The nucleotide window CTAGACAGCTGTGCTGCCTCTTATTTGTATGTCCTGTGCTACTTGATATGGGTTTGAGCCAGAGTTTACAAAACTACTTAAACCTTTTACGAAGAGGCTCAGTACTTCCCATTTACTGGAACGCCAATGATAAGTATGATTGCATCTTCAGGATGTACACACTCTAAATCCAATGTATTCCTCTTATTTACGTGGCTTTGTGCCTGGACCACAATCAGGGTGTCAACTGATCTGCCCCCGCAGGCAGATTTCCCTTTCGGACATTGCTTTTAATATCTAATGGTACTTTTAGATCATGACTTTACTTCCAGCTCATCACATTGCTGTCATACTGAAAGGCATGTTATCTACATCACCACCGCCCTTCAGTACTGAAACGAAGCCTGCTGATTATTGCTAAACCACTTTGATTCTAGAGAAGCCATAAACACATTGCAATGCAGTGTAAGTGTTGGAGGCAGTCAGCAGGCCAAAAATAAAGCATTTTGTCTTAAAGGGAAAATCTGTTTTTGGTTCCCATGGAAATTTATTGTTCAACTAATATTCTTTTAATCTACTAAAAAAACAACTCTTTAGTGGGACTTTCGGTTTTAACACCCACTTTTACGCTCTTCCTTCCAGAGTGTTAAAGCCCCCCGGAGGAGGGTCTAGCTGCGTCTTCGGGAGCTCGGATGAACCCACAGCCCCCAGTCGGCCACACAAGATGTCCTCCAACATATTTGGGTCGCCAGTAGAGGCTCAAAGCGCACCACAAAAATCCAACCCTCCAGGTGAGTGAGCAGATCTCCGTACCGTGATGCCATGGCGTTCTTCTGAGGAAGAGACTTCTCTGTGATTATCTTATGGTGGCTGTGTTGTTGTGCAAATAGAAACCTGTATTCTGTATGCTGTGAGTTTAGTCCCATTATTTAACCCTTTTGAGTGCTCTGGGACATGgccgtcacgggagaccaggactaataccaagGAAACAGCACTGGAAGACTAGCTTAAAAGGAGTAAATCGGATATTGTAGGAAAGTAAGAGGAAGGCCGCATTGAGCTCAAAAGCAGACACCAAACGTATTACAGAAGTACAGAAAATAGAAGAAACCGTGGTGTAGGCTTCATCGTTCACAAGAGGTGGAAAATCATTGTGGAGTATGAAAGTTAATCATAAAGATTAGCCAGAATCATCATTCAGCTGTCAATGATGTACAGTACAAGCTTCAAGTTAATGAAGTATATGCTGCACCATCCATTCACACAGACCATGAAGTAGAAGAATTCTTCCATGAAATCAACAAGGCGTAAGAAACACACTCACGTCAGTCTCCAAACCCACCGTACAACCtaatcacacagcacacagtgcttccactgtagccacgGATTCACAACCAACTTGACGACCCACAAAATTGCATTGCAATCCCCCAAAATCTTGAGGCAAAGCATTAGTGGGTATGGGAACAGTAATGAACACGGAGATACATTTGGTAGAATTTCGTGTGTGAACTTCTATACCGTGGGAGGTACACCCAGGTGACTCCTGTCATTTCATGCATGTGCTCTGCATTTCTTATCTGCTCATCAACACTGTCCTACCAGTTTGAATGCACCCTGATGCTTTAAAGCTGTTTTGTCAGAAGACCAGGTCAAATGTGGAGCAAAGAGAATAAAATATCTGGTCTGTTCTTGACCCCAGCTTCTATTTATATTCAGGAAGCACAATTGTATTTTCCAGTTGTCTTCATCAAGTGGTCACATtgcctgattaaaaaaaaaaaaggtctggACCTATAAATTAACCCCCTTGCTGCCAAATGACGCTTGCTTTGCAGTATGTTGCAGGACCCATTCGTAACAAAGGGGCTAAGAAATCCACTTGAAACTCAACCAGAGTAAGCAATTCACGCCACACTTAATTTAGAACAAGCGCTCACCCTGGCACAGCCCTTTTTAAACGTTactgagagcagtgtgtgtagctcGTCATACTTTTATGCCCGACTCGTTTCTAAGCAGAGGAAACTGTGCCAGTGGTTGCTGCCCAATTGACATTTACAGCGTTTCCCCAGTACAGCATCTTTTTGTTCAATGTGGCTTCAGacaggtacatacagtataggagTGAGGGCTGAAGCAAAGCACAATCCTTCCTTAAACAAGTGTCCTTGCGATAATTCACAGGAAAGACGTGAACACAAACTGATCCAAGTACAGATAGATGCTTTAACATGGCTGTATACAATTGGTACGGGAGTTCTGATTTATGTACACTTGGACAGAGCTGTAGAAGTCTGGCAGATCATGGGTTAAAGCCCCATCACTGTAATAGGACTCCTGGTTTCTTGATTTGTCTGTAATGGTCACATTGGTTTCATTAATCACTAGTGTAACACTTTTGCGCTGTAGTTTGGTTGTGATTGGGTTAGACGCTACCTAAAACAGTCCGTACTGCCAATACTAAAATGCATGTACATGCATTAACAAAAAATCTTAATAGAAACCTGGTTTAAAGTGACTGTGTACCCCATGCTGTACACAGAATTTTGCCGGCATAAGGAGTCCCTGACCCAAAGAGCTTGAAATGGAATATTTGCGGGTGAGGTCACAGGGAGAAGCGCTGCAATTCTAACCACTTTAAAGGCAGTGTTCTTACCTCCAAGTCACTACTTCAATATTCGCCAAAGTGGCCTGTTTATATCTGGTTGTCAGACATGTTGTGGTTGTCACCGAGACCCACCGTCCCTAGCAGGGCAATGTGTTGCTGTCCACTTCCTGCAGAGAAGGGGTTAGGCTAGTTTTATTAAAGATGGTCCTATTACTTAAGATCTTcgggtactgaaggggttaatcatgtATGTAGATCTCTGGCAGTTCCACACTAGCCATACCAGTGTCTTTCACAATCCCACAAGCCTGCTGATCTATCACATGCAAATACTATGGTTGAAACAACCCTCCAGTACAGGCTCAGTGGAGCTGCTTCCATTTGTACTAGTAGGGGGTAGATGGCAAGTATTTTAGTGGCACATCTGGAGGTTTCTGTCTGAATCTGTGGAATGCCAACAAGCACCCAGGCATTCAGGAGCTAGCACAGAGGGTAGAAGTGTTTTGTGGCTCTTGCAAACACTGCTTTCACAGGAGTTTTCTTGGTGTGTGCAATGTGTTTAAACTACTCCCCAGGTACGGACAGACGTGTTTGTGGTATAGGTGGTGAACagtatattattaaaataaacactCAAGCAGGAATACTTGTTGGCGGCCAGCAATGTGTTGCATGTTCAGGATTATGGAGAAGTTGGTGTAAATAGAAAAAGtaggtgatttaaaaaaaaaaaaaaaaaaaagtggggggaaATATTATGTTATGTAAATAGTGTCAAAAATGTTTTACAAAGTATCTACTAACATTGTATTCTAAGTTTTTTTCAAATGAGTTAAAACTGTTAATGCTGggtgttatttattatttattttttaacttatttttttttaattattgggtAGCAAGGGAGAAATATAAAGTACATACAGCTTGGTTAAATGGgttattggggggggagggggttggataCAAATACGaaaagggggggcagggagaaggaACAGCAATTTGGCTAGGCTTCAAAACCATAATACTCCTCACCATAACGTACTTTGCTTTTGCAAGTGGGGTTCTGGGGCAACATCTTTGTTCTTTATGGGGTCTGTTTCTGAGGAAACCGGGGTGGTGAGGAAGAACATAATGCTGGGTGTTTTTGTTACTGAACAGATATGTATTGCAATAAATATAGTTGTCGTAATTGATTTTCTTACTATCGTTGTCATATAAAGATTTGAGCACAACTTGCAGTAAACCCAGATGTGGATCTGCCAATACATGATGGGTGATCACCGCACCAGGTAGCTCCTTTGTTTCTGATCAGTTTATGCTCTGCTTCATTCAGGTGGAAAGCCCAGCGGTGCACTTCAGGATTCGGACCCAAAGCAGATGGCGCAGCGCACGAAGGCAGCAGCGGGGAAGGGCAACAACATCTTCGGCGAAGCGCAGTCTCTGGCCACAACCAAAGCGCATCCGAACAAACCGAAGGTACAGAATCGGGGCTCACTTGCCAAGCGCTCACTTGCCAAGCGCTCACTTGCCAAGCGCTCACTTGCCAAGCGCTCACTTGCCAAGCGCTCACTTGCCAAGCGCTCACTTGCCAAGCGCTCACTTGCCAAGCGCTCACTTGCCAAGCGCTCACTTGCCAAGCGCTCACTTGCCAAGCGCTCACTTGCCAAGCGCTCACTTGCCAAGCGCTCACTTGCATTCTGCAACCTTAACATCTTCACACAATACTTGGTAAAAGTGATGCCCTCATTGGTTGTTCAACTGCCCAGTTTAAAAGGCACTGCCCTGCTTAGGACGAAAGTGAACCaaggacagtggcatgtttaataggcTAAATAGAGCAGGACGATCCTTGAGCTTTAAGAGGCCAGCGGAACACAAACTGGGGAGCGCAAGACTTTTTTTAGGGAGTGGGCATGGCGACTCACTTTCCCGGCTTCCGTGTTCACTCATCTCCTTGACAACGTGGCGTCGGCTGTCGCCGCAGGGCCATGTGACTTGACGCCTGTTGCCATGAAGACACAGCGTCAAATAAGGGctcagcgcaggaagtttgcgcacccctttttAATAGGCCCTTGTAACGTTCAGGGGTCACGTGATTATTGCTCGTTTTTATAGGGGTAGATTAGAACAGCAGTGGAGGGGGCACCACTCAATCTTGATCGTAAGGGCCGGTCGTGATCACTTGAGGTAGGGCTCCGGTATTTCAAGTGGCAGCAATCCTGGGAGTGTGCCATCAATACTTCAGCACCACAAGGGttaaatttttgtttttaatgcttGTATTACACTGTTATTTGTGTTCTCGTGTGTATGGCAGTTACACTGCAATTGCTGGGCAGTGGAGCAACATGTGCTGAATACTGCTCCGACATTAGGTGCAGAGGGTCGGGGTGAAGTGCAGCACTTTTCTGTGTCGGTCACCAAGTAACCACAACGGTCGCTGAAATGCTCTCCTTTGTATCTTACAGGACAATATCACTTTACATGGAGCAGGCGATGCTCAGAAATGTGCACCAAGTACGTATGATAATCGCCCATCCCGCCTCACTTTGCATCTCTGTTCAGACGGTCCTTTTAACACAGATTGATAGCTCTGCTTCCGAAGAGGTTCTGCTGCAGTCTTTGTGCTGGCCTCTGCATGTATAGAACATCTGAGCTGTGTGGTGTTTTAACAACATGTCACATCTGTGTAATTCCCCAGCGCTTCAGTACATTGGAGCTGCAATCTGTTAAGTGGTCCACGTTTTGTCTTTCAGAGAAAGCTGAGCCCCCGGCTGCAGCACCAAGAGAAGAGAAGAAGCCTGTTGTCAAGGAGCAGCGAGTTGTGGCACCAGATCCTGCGCTGACTGCACACGAGCCCCACTTGGGCCCACGCCCGCGGTCACACAACAGGGTCCTGAACCCACCTGGGGGCAAATCCAGCGTCACCTTCTATTAACTGCCCCAGTGTAACGGAGTTAGCAGGGAGCTGCAGTGCTCAAACCAGCTTGGATGTATACTTGTCCTTAGCAGGATAACCCCTTTCTCTGTAAGAGGCCTGCAACATATTGTGGAGCACATGGCACCAAATTAAACAGATAGCAGTCATCTGTAGGGTTAAACTGCACGCCAAACCGGGGGAAGAGACCTGTCTAGTTTCTGAAGCTCTCCCCTGTAATTTCATCTTTAATGAATCTTTAATGGTTCACTGTAGGTACAAGAAACGTGTATATTAAAACAAGGTGCTTACActccttttaaaaaaataaaataaaaaaagaactgGAGAAATAGAAGTATTTTTGAACGTTTTTACTGTGATAATCACTGTCCTGTACCTACATTTCTATTTGGCTGATTTTTACAGGCGGAGTGTGTGAATGAATCTTCGGAAACAATATTGACAGCTGCCACCTCATACtggtttaaagaagcaatccatgcaatatcttacaccacttttttttttcttttttttttttctcccctgtagTAAACGATTAATGCTTACCAAAAATAAATACGTTACatgccatttgtaatgagtttCAATATATTGGGCATCCTTtgctttctatagcaggttttagcccatttcctgagcagtgcaagatctttgcaaacgTTCCTGGTTGGCAACAAATTATAACAATGGTCCCAGCAGTTTAAGCTGCAAggtgtaacaatagataatgttaccatggtaatataagaatacattgtagctgctgcatTACACTGACTGGCCACCTTTCAGGTTTCAATCAAAGcttcatttagtgaacccagggaagctggatctttgctgattgatcat belongs to Ascaphus truei isolate aAscTru1 chromosome 11, aAscTru1.hap1, whole genome shotgun sequence and includes:
- the JPT2 gene encoding jupiter microtubule associated homolog 2; its protein translation is MTSTNTFQGLERDAKMSSRVLKPPGGGSSCVFGSSDEPTAPSRPHKMSSNIFGSPVEAQSAPQKSNPPGGKPSGALQDSDPKQMAQRTKAAAGKGNNIFGEAQSLATTKAHPNKPKDNITLHGAGDAQKCAPKKAEPPAAAPREEKKPVVKEQRVVAPDPALTAHEPHLGPRPRSHNRVLNPPGGKSSVTFY